In one Chlamydia sp. BM-2023 genomic region, the following are encoded:
- a CDS encoding L-threonylcarbamoyladenylate synthase: MFSPDQALFIKKASEHLQQGKVIAFPTDTVYGLGVALNSQNAELQIYTLKQRDAKKPLVVYVNTIEDIEKISGCSLSENASKLAQKFFPGPITILVDHKNPRFHQEKLGFRIISVPVIKQLINISGPLFGTSANLSNFPPAVTSDDVLEDFSTENIFVIPGQCDYGLESTVICSDPLTIYREGIISKKTIEEAIGKNIEMCEHGKHPFCRYVKIHTVGNESHLKEFLKLHPNFQGIICEQPQPRNFYPTLRKALKASEPTVIFIYDRLNSIYPELLPYLTPYTFTTNSK; this comes from the coding sequence ATGTTCTCTCCCGATCAAGCTCTTTTTATAAAAAAAGCCTCAGAGCATTTACAACAGGGGAAGGTAATAGCCTTCCCTACGGATACTGTCTATGGGTTAGGAGTAGCATTAAATTCTCAAAATGCCGAGTTACAAATTTATACCCTAAAGCAAAGAGATGCCAAAAAGCCTCTCGTTGTTTATGTAAATACAATCGAGGATATTGAAAAAATATCCGGATGCTCATTATCAGAAAATGCTAGTAAATTGGCTCAAAAGTTTTTCCCTGGGCCAATCACCATACTCGTAGATCATAAAAATCCTAGATTTCATCAAGAAAAATTAGGATTTAGGATTATTTCTGTTCCTGTGATAAAGCAGTTAATCAATATCTCAGGACCTTTATTTGGAACTTCAGCAAATCTTTCTAATTTTCCTCCTGCTGTGACATCCGATGATGTTCTGGAAGATTTCTCAACTGAAAATATTTTTGTTATTCCAGGTCAATGTGACTACGGCTTAGAGTCCACTGTAATTTGCAGTGATCCCTTAACCATTTATCGTGAGGGGATAATTTCTAAAAAGACGATAGAAGAAGCTATCGGAAAAAATATAGAAATGTGCGAACACGGAAAACACCCATTTTGTCGTTATGTGAAAATTCATACTGTAGGGAATGAAAGTCATCTGAAAGAGTTCCTAAAATTACACCCGAATTTTCAAGGGATCATTTGTGAGCAGCCACAACCACGTAATTTTTACCCTACATTAAGAAAAGCATTAAAAGCCTCAGAACCAACCGTTATTTTTATATATGATAGACTTAACTCCATATATCCTGAGCTTTTACCTTATCTGACCCCTTACACTTTCACAACTAATTCTAAGTGA
- a CDS encoding membrane dipeptidase, translating to MIIDIHCDLLSQDTLSDEDPGVRCSPNQLISGGITTQVCAIFTEDSSGSPSLDEQNQLFFSLPESDTRIQLITFESKDCSLLEDEHSLKIIRSIENASGIGSDEQHLDEILNKLAHLFSMGPIAYLGVVWNGRNRFGGGVFEPYKLTIDGKRLLEVMDQFCIPVDLSHCCDQLADDILDYTADKLPNMQVIASHSNFREVVNIPRNLTDAHAKEIAARGGVIGLNIVNYFVGESLDALKQHISHAEKLGILDSLVLGTDFFYEKGDNKFFENCATAKDHPNIHKIIRDSLTVEDAEKVLSKSADALIKKVVGLQKEKSKVSLDI from the coding sequence ATGATTATAGATATACATTGCGACCTGCTTTCTCAAGACACCCTTTCTGATGAAGATCCCGGAGTGCGCTGCTCTCCGAATCAATTAATTTCTGGAGGTATAACCACGCAAGTTTGTGCTATATTTACAGAAGATAGTTCGGGATCTCCAAGCCTGGATGAACAAAACCAACTATTTTTTTCCCTTCCAGAGTCAGATACACGGATACAACTCATTACTTTCGAATCTAAAGATTGCTCTCTATTAGAAGATGAACACTCCTTAAAAATTATCCGTAGTATAGAAAATGCCTCTGGAATAGGCTCTGATGAGCAGCATCTAGACGAGATCCTCAATAAGCTAGCACATTTATTTTCCATGGGTCCTATTGCTTACTTAGGGGTTGTTTGGAATGGAAGAAATCGTTTTGGAGGGGGTGTTTTCGAGCCCTATAAGCTTACAATAGATGGTAAGCGTTTGTTAGAGGTTATGGACCAATTTTGTATTCCCGTAGATCTCAGCCACTGCTGTGATCAACTTGCCGATGATATCCTCGATTATACAGCAGATAAATTACCAAATATGCAGGTTATTGCTAGCCACTCTAACTTCCGTGAAGTGGTTAATATCCCCAGAAACCTCACAGATGCTCATGCTAAAGAAATAGCCGCTAGAGGAGGCGTAATTGGATTAAATATAGTGAACTACTTCGTAGGAGAGTCTCTGGATGCCTTAAAGCAGCATATCTCCCATGCTGAAAAACTTGGTATTCTTGATAGTCTAGTGCTTGGAACGGATTTTTTCTATGAGAAGGGAGATAATAAGTTCTTTGAAAACTGTGCTACGGCTAAAGATCATCCAAATATTCATAAAATTATTCGCGATAGCTTAACCGTAGAGGATGCTGAAAAAGTACTCAGTAAATCTGCTGACGCGCTCATAAAAAAGGTAGTGGGGCTGCAGAAAGAAAAAAGTAAAGTAAGTTTGGACATATAG
- a CDS encoding IncA family protein: MLFPRSLQIQISEKQSTYLSILANNHNFIKHERQTFAATISALIIGTITILIGVSVIILPLGITSALSISLGMMGIVIGTGVIAYCLKTIYSQCAHWRRNYLEIRQAFNSGNLSPQEEKTDGSSLPSILTSPLEILTQDKTNVLGKTRSVVAILEIISGISCIIGSVISELLITCWFRSGISLSLASIGAALFVAGLANIRAYSLTAQGVSHLYLSHYVEITRRKQTELAAKQVSSLTSRANLLERNFETKNSDYENCKTRCAALQIENSVLRNNLQTIQEQLALLQAPLQPEASTWTSLITSSVSSTTGYLGSFFKSSGVSAQTSGSSSNILALTYPEALPEEGGPLGENSSSTPEELASESIEDDSNDVWEDALGTTSEEGNNN; the protein is encoded by the coding sequence ATGTTATTTCCTAGGTCATTACAAATTCAAATATCAGAGAAACAAAGTACCTATCTTTCTATACTAGCAAATAACCACAACTTCATTAAACATGAACGGCAGACTTTCGCGGCTACTATAAGCGCTTTGATTATAGGCACTATTACAATTTTGATTGGGGTGTCGGTAATAATTTTACCTTTAGGCATTACATCAGCGTTAAGTATTTCCTTAGGAATGATGGGAATCGTTATAGGGACAGGCGTTATTGCTTATTGTCTCAAAACAATCTATTCTCAATGCGCTCATTGGAGAAGAAATTACTTAGAGATACGGCAAGCATTTAACAGTGGCAACCTATCCCCTCAAGAAGAAAAAACCGATGGGTCCTCTTTACCTTCAATACTCACCTCCCCCTTAGAGATTTTAACCCAGGATAAGACAAATGTCCTAGGGAAAACGAGATCAGTAGTTGCGATACTAGAAATTATTTCTGGTATATCTTGCATAATTGGCTCTGTGATTTCCGAACTTCTTATAACCTGTTGGTTCCGCTCTGGAATCAGTTTGAGTTTAGCGAGTATTGGAGCTGCTTTATTTGTAGCTGGTCTAGCAAATATTCGTGCCTATAGCTTAACTGCTCAAGGAGTATCTCATCTTTACCTATCCCACTATGTCGAGATAACGAGACGCAAACAAACCGAGCTTGCTGCAAAACAAGTATCAAGCTTAACCTCTAGAGCAAATCTACTTGAAAGAAATTTTGAGACAAAGAATTCGGATTATGAAAATTGTAAAACGCGGTGCGCCGCTCTACAGATAGAGAATAGCGTGTTGCGAAACAATTTGCAAACGATCCAAGAGCAACTAGCCCTCTTGCAAGCGCCCCTCCAGCCAGAAGCTTCTACATGGACGAGCTTGATAACATCATCAGTCTCCTCGACAACAGGCTATTTGGGCTCCTTTTTTAAATCTTCAGGAGTAAGCGCTCAAACTTCAGGATCTTCCTCTAACATCCTAGCTCTTACATATCCAGAGGCCTTACCTGAAGAAGGTGGTCCCCTGGGAGAAAATAGTTCTTCAACTCCAGAAGAACTTGCCTCCGAGTCTATAGAGGATGACTCCAATGATGTTTGGGAGGACGCCTTAGGGACGACTTCTGAGGAAGGCAATAATAATTAA
- a CDS encoding LOG family protein: MKSCFLKIRCICLTLLLSCSLVSFSQDWEITHLDDCEQIVSAERFLNNKGPWIAVIGGFCPTEENYSQALKAGYLLAEQGYAVITGAGPGIMEAANAGAMLAGGTSLGIVLAGDELNNYIPEENYLQVSHICHRLHSMMILSSGCIAFPGGLGTMSELCFALDNFRYNEHCPPVVLVGKQFWNPLVTWMQNFYDSANYLKNLFLVDSAKEAVQIVTSYNKNMPFDFSSTNKTAASAPVFNE; this comes from the coding sequence ATGAAAAGTTGTTTTTTGAAAATTCGATGTATCTGTTTGACACTCCTCCTAAGCTGTTCCTTAGTTTCCTTTTCTCAAGACTGGGAAATAACGCACCTTGATGATTGCGAGCAAATTGTCTCTGCAGAACGATTTTTGAATAACAAAGGCCCTTGGATTGCTGTAATAGGAGGATTTTGTCCTACAGAAGAAAACTATTCTCAAGCACTAAAGGCAGGTTATTTATTAGCTGAGCAGGGTTACGCTGTGATTACTGGGGCCGGACCTGGGATTATGGAAGCAGCTAATGCCGGAGCGATGCTAGCTGGAGGTACATCTTTAGGGATTGTCTTAGCTGGGGACGAACTCAATAACTATATCCCCGAAGAAAACTACCTACAGGTCTCTCATATTTGCCACCGTCTTCACAGCATGATGATCCTCTCTTCGGGTTGTATAGCCTTTCCTGGAGGTCTTGGAACTATGAGTGAGCTGTGCTTTGCTCTAGATAACTTCAGATATAATGAACATTGTCCTCCGGTTGTTCTCGTAGGAAAACAGTTTTGGAATCCCCTTGTAACGTGGATGCAAAATTTTTATGATTCTGCAAATTATTTAAAAAATTTATTTCTAGTTGATTCTGCAAAAGAGGCTGTGCAAATTGTTACTTCTTATAATAAAAACATGCCTTTTGATTTTTCTTCTACCAATAAGACCGCGGCTTCAGCACCGGTTTTCAACGAATAA
- a CDS encoding UbiA-like polyprenyltransferase: MTIVKNIKKLLSIKYSLFSIFLLSATTAFSLSFPEISSSLSWEKGVMIFSLGGLAFILARTMGIVVNQVVDRSIDGRNPRTAARILPTQQISVVFCRSVVTLSGLVFLALSFIFNTNCGFLAVLAAILMTIYPHTKCFTTLCHWVLGAVYYLAILMNFYAFSSGTLSWRVFIVASLWGVSAGMIIAGNDIIYAIQDIAFDRKERLYSIPACFGEKKAIRIASACLIISLLSFLSIGLFITVAPWVGVLAILPVIVVANTIKSYGKIDGSNSSWEKCFFRGNIYLALSFFCVMVALLISKM; encoded by the coding sequence GTGACTATTGTCAAAAATATTAAAAAATTATTAAGCATAAAATATTCTCTGTTTTCTATTTTCCTTTTGTCTGCAACAACGGCATTTTCCCTATCTTTTCCGGAAATTTCATCATCGTTATCTTGGGAAAAAGGAGTGATGATCTTTTCATTGGGAGGTCTGGCTTTTATTCTCGCTAGAACCATGGGAATTGTGGTTAATCAGGTAGTAGATAGGAGCATAGATGGGAGGAATCCTAGAACAGCTGCTCGGATACTACCTACGCAACAAATTTCTGTGGTTTTCTGTAGATCCGTAGTAACACTGTCAGGTCTGGTCTTTTTAGCCCTTTCTTTCATATTCAATACAAATTGTGGTTTTCTAGCTGTGCTAGCGGCGATACTTATGACGATCTATCCTCACACGAAGTGTTTTACCACTCTTTGCCATTGGGTGTTGGGTGCTGTTTACTATCTCGCTATTCTTATGAATTTCTATGCTTTTTCCTCAGGAACTCTTTCTTGGCGCGTGTTTATTGTGGCTTCTTTGTGGGGGGTGAGTGCTGGAATGATCATCGCCGGAAACGATATCATTTATGCTATTCAAGATATCGCTTTTGATAGAAAAGAACGTCTCTACAGTATCCCCGCATGTTTTGGGGAGAAGAAAGCTATACGTATTGCATCGGCATGCTTAATCATCTCCTTATTGTCGTTTTTATCTATAGGACTATTCATTACAGTTGCTCCTTGGGTAGGTGTACTAGCTATACTTCCTGTAATAGTCGTGGCTAACACAATTAAGAGTTATGGAAAAATAGACGGGTCTAACAGTAGTTGGGAAAAGTGCTTTTTTAGAGGAAATATCTATCTTGCTTTATCCTTTTTTTGCGTCATGGTAGCCTTATTAATTTCAAAAATGTAA
- a CDS encoding flavin prenyltransferase UbiX: MKRYIIGISGASGIILAVKLIEELSSMKYDVEVILSPAATKTLYYELDSSSLLSLIPEENHPYIHQHNIKSIESKLASGSYRVDGTVIVPCSMATAAALAVGLGDNLLRRVADVALKERRKLILVPRESPLHAIHLENLLKLSQNGAIIFPPMPMWYFKPQTVEDVTNDIVGKILSLLDVKSDLEKVWENPA; encoded by the coding sequence ATGAAACGTTATATTATAGGCATTTCAGGAGCTTCAGGAATCATATTAGCAGTTAAACTGATCGAAGAACTATCTAGCATGAAGTATGATGTTGAAGTTATTCTTTCTCCCGCAGCTACAAAAACTCTCTATTACGAGTTGGATAGCTCATCTTTGCTATCTTTGATTCCAGAAGAAAATCACCCGTATATTCATCAGCATAATATCAAATCTATAGAAAGCAAATTAGCTTCAGGATCATATCGCGTAGACGGTACTGTTATTGTTCCTTGCAGCATGGCTACGGCGGCAGCTCTTGCTGTAGGACTGGGGGATAATCTTTTAAGAAGGGTTGCTGATGTAGCTTTAAAGGAACGCAGGAAGCTGATTTTAGTTCCTAGGGAAAGTCCCTTGCACGCAATTCATTTAGAGAACTTATTAAAGTTATCCCAAAATGGAGCAATAATTTTCCCTCCCATGCCCATGTGGTACTTTAAACCACAAACAGTCGAAGACGTCACTAACGATATTGTAGGGAAAATCCTTTCTTTACTGGATGTAAAAAGCGATTTGGAAAAAGTTTGGGAAAACCCAGCTTAA
- a CDS encoding YitT family protein: MPHGTRLTKFSFPLYFSKTLSWFILGGFLAACGVQMVLVPNDLIDGGIVGLSLIAAHFFGHKYLPFCLVLFNLPFVILAFKQIGKYFVIQMMTAVIIFSCALWLIDALPIWFGFSPIVFKGSEMETVVLGGAIIGVGCGLIIRHGGSTDGTEIMGIIINKKRGYTVGQVILFANFFIFALAGIVYQNWHTAFVSLLTYGIATKVMDMVILGLEDTKSVTIITSSPRKLGHILMDSLGVGLTYIHAEGGYSGEPRNLLYIVVERLQLSQLKEIVHREDPNAFIAIENLHEVINGKRTN; encoded by the coding sequence ATGCCCCATGGAACTCGTTTAACGAAGTTTAGCTTTCCTCTGTACTTTTCCAAGACACTAAGTTGGTTTATTCTTGGTGGGTTTCTCGCCGCTTGCGGCGTTCAGATGGTCTTGGTCCCCAATGACCTGATTGATGGAGGTATTGTAGGTCTATCCCTTATTGCTGCCCACTTTTTCGGTCATAAGTACCTACCTTTCTGTTTAGTCTTATTTAACTTGCCTTTCGTTATTTTAGCTTTTAAGCAAATTGGTAAGTATTTTGTAATTCAGATGATGACAGCTGTTATCATCTTTTCTTGCGCTCTTTGGCTCATTGATGCTCTTCCTATATGGTTTGGTTTTAGTCCTATAGTCTTTAAAGGCTCTGAAATGGAAACCGTTGTTTTAGGTGGTGCAATTATAGGCGTTGGCTGTGGATTGATCATTCGTCACGGAGGATCAACAGATGGTACGGAAATTATGGGTATCATCATTAACAAGAAAAGAGGTTATACCGTTGGTCAGGTTATCCTTTTTGCTAACTTTTTCATCTTTGCTTTAGCAGGCATTGTTTATCAAAACTGGCATACAGCATTTGTATCCCTACTAACCTATGGTATAGCCACGAAGGTTATGGATATGGTAATTTTAGGTCTTGAGGATACAAAATCCGTCACTATTATTACCTCTTCTCCAAGAAAGCTAGGCCATATTCTTATGGATAGTCTAGGTGTTGGGCTTACCTATATTCATGCTGAAGGAGGATATTCTGGAGAGCCTAGAAATCTTCTTTATATTGTTGTAGAGCGTTTGCAGCTTTCACAACTTAAAGAAATTGTTCACAGAGAAGATCCTAATGCTTTTATTGCCATTGAGAATCTCCACGAAGTAATTAACGGTAAACGCACAAATTAA